In the Arachis stenosperma cultivar V10309 chromosome 8, arast.V10309.gnm1.PFL2, whole genome shotgun sequence genome, TTCTCCAAGGACGCTGCCATGCAGCCGTGTGTGAGCCGTACAgggcgcgtgtccgggtcggatGGAGTGCAGGCATCCGGGTCGGGTAGAACTTGGGCCGGGTCGACCCGTGTGGACCTTGGGCCGGGCCataacagtgcccccacgcgccaatggTGGTCGTGGGAGCTACCAATGGCGTGTAGTTTCGCATGTCGTCTGGTCGGCCTCTCGTGGGGAGGAGGCGCCCTCAACGCGCGTGTCCTTTGGTTTGCGTAGGCAACCGTTTCGTCGCTCCGTTTCTCGTGCCGAGCATCgaatgctcataatggggtgGAAAAACCCCGTTTGAAAAGACTATTCTGCCCCCAGGTGTTTTCGCGCTTTGGGGGAGCAGTTTTTAAACAGTTGGTTTTGTGCTTCTGTGTTTTATCACACTTCccatttctcttctttttcttccctgTGGCGAGATTTCAGAGCATTATTGTGGTGCCTTCGTTCATCTATCCTGTATTTTCCCAGATTTGCAACTCCATCTCCTTTTCATCAATTCAGGTAATTTTCTGATCAACCTCCCTTTTATGCATTATTTCTGTATGCTTGTTATTTGGTTTTTTGATGTTACCGCGTAGCCTTTTAGTTGCGAGTAGGTGTGTTAGGGGGGAAAGTACCATTCCAGGGTAGGCTTTCTTCTCGTTCTCTTAGCCATTCAGTCTTGTTTAGCCTTAGTCGAGAAGTCGTGAGGGTGATGTTTGTGTTCGGCCTGAGCAACCGATCTCTTAGACTAACTGGATGGTAcccccatgtaggtatggctcgcacggTCTCCCGGGCATCCGTCAACCCTGCGGCGTACGACCAGTATGCTTGGGTCGTCTCTGATGTAAGGGAGTCACCCAATCAAATgggcgaggaggagctcaccgagttccgacaagccgGGTATTTGTGCGGCGGGACCGACGAGGAGGCCAATTACGACGTTTTCGTCCCGGCTCCTCACGAGCGATTGTACGAAATCAACTTCCAACCCCGCCAGGTTgccgactggatttggttctacaaaGCCATGTTCACTCAAGTCGGAGTTCGCATTCCTTTCTCAGCCTTTCAAATGGCGCTCTTAAACCGAATTTCCGTGTCaccgtcgcagttgcatccgaacagttgggcttcgatccgctgtttcgagatggtctgTGAATATCTTGAACTGCCGGTGTCCGTGGatgtcttcctcttcttctttacCCTCACAAACCCTTCCAAGGAGGGAAAACATAGAAaagggttcatgtccttccgtGCTGCCCAGGGTCGGAAGATCTTCGGTTTGTTTGAAGATTCCTACCATGGGTTTAAGGACAAGTATTTTAAGGTCCGCCCTGCCAAAGGTCGTCACCCCTTTTGGTTGTCTTTGGAGGGGGTACGGCTCATCCCGACTTATTGGAGCTTCGGGGCAGGGTCCAATAGTTTTATTAAGGTAAATTATAAAAGCATGTCGGCAGTAGATAAGCAGATTGCCGAGGTGCTAAACGCAGTTTTTGGGAAGAACCCGGTAAATCCCCATCTCCTCATGGGTGACAGGGAGTCCGGCcgtaattatatttgtgagGAGCTTTTCTCTTTGCCCTTtgtcttttttccttttattgatATTGTGTGGCGACTAAGCGACCTTCTTTGTTTTCCTGCAGTGGATATGTCTGCGTCGGTGACGGGCCTTGCCGACTTGTTTCAAACCTTTCTTGCCGGTGGTGATGACGAGGAGGGTGACGAGCAGCCTACCCCCGAGGGACCTGATGCTCCTCCGGAGGGCCAGGATGCTCCCGAGCAGAGGGCCGCAACCGACGGGATCGGAACCTCGGCTCAGGGCGCCACGGTAGAAGGTGGCAAGGCGGTCCACGTTTCCCCTATCCGCGAGGTGACCGGGATTGGGGGTTCGGTGCCCACTccggatgatgaggaggaggtgGTAGAAGTCTCTGGCctgaagagaaagaggaagaaagtcTCTACGGCGTCGTCAAGCCCTGAAGGGGTCCTCACCGTCATGGAGAGGAACTTTGATGCGAGCAACTTCATAGATACCCAATTGATCCCTGGCACTGAGGAGTACTTCCACGAGTCATCCCTTGCCGggcaggcgaggtggatgtaccgaACACTCCTGCGGGGCGCCGTGATAGCCCGGAAGGCCGAGTTTGAGCTGTCCGGGATGGAGTCCCTCTGCAGGAGGTTGGAAGCCAGTGGGAAGGCCAATAATGAGTTGAAGAGTGAAGTTGAAACTCTTCGGGAGCAGCTGACTCAGTCTTCAGAGAAATTAGATGCCGCCGAGAAGAAGGTCACTGCTGCCGAGCAGAAAGCCACTGCCGCCGAACAGAAGGCCACAACCGCtgagaaaaagcaaaaagaatcGGACGCGACGGTTGAACGGTTGGTCGAGCGTGAGATGGCATTGGAGAAACAGGTCGGTGAGGCGCAGAAGCGTGCGGCCGAGGTGGAGAAGGAGAAGCAGGCCGTAGAGGCCGAACTGGCAACGTGGAAGGCTAAGTACAAAGACGTCGTCAAACAGGGCAAAGGCGCGATTTTGGGTACCGAGGAAGCCTTGAAGGCTCAAATTAAAATTGTTGCCCCTGAGTTCGACACGTCGGCAATTGGTGTTTTCAAGATTATTAAGGATGGCCAAGTTGTCGATGCTCCCAAGAAATGAACTCTTTGTTTCGTTGTTTCTTGTTTAGCCGTTTTGTTTTGGCTTGTAAATACTTTATTTTAGCCGTTTTGGCCTATGAACAATTTAGTCTTAGCCGTTTTAATTTTGGCTCGTGAACAATGACTTTTTAGTCGCTTGCTCGTGTTGTCGCGATAAAGTTTTTCTTACTTGTCCGATTGCGTTATCGCTTCTAGTAACCGTTTTTGGTTTGTAGTTGTTTATACCGGCGGCCCGTGGGCTCTCGTGTAGTTGTTTGTTACAATGGTAGTTGATGacctcccggggtgatcagtcccgggttAGGCGTTGTCGTTAGTCATAATTTATTTAGCTAGCCTGGTCGGCGCGCCGGCCCTTCCtctaggagtagaatcttctTAGGTTGTCCGCATTCCAAGTTCTCGGGACTTCCTTGCCGTCGAGTCTTTCTAGTTTGAATGCTCCTTTTCCCATCACTTTCTTGACTCTATATGGGCCTTCCCAGTTGGCCGCCAGCTTGCCTTCTCCGGGGGTCGGCAGGCCGATATCATTTCGCCTCAGGACGAGGTCGTTTGGCTCGAATTCCCTCTTGAGCACTTTGGTATTGTAGCGGAGCGCCACTCTTTGTTTTAGCGCCGTTTCTGTCAAGTGAGCCATTTCTCGGGCTTCCTCTATCAGGTCCTTTTCTACGGCTTCCTCCACCCCTTTCAAAAGAAGTCGTGGGCTTGGTTCTCCGATTTCTACGGGTATTACCGCGTCCACCCCGTACGTTAGCCGGAAAGGAGTTTCCTTGGTGGAGGACTGCTCGGTTGTTCGGTAAGACCAGAGGACCGACGCTagctcgtcggcccaagcacccttcttattgtccaacctctttttcaaCCCTGAGATGAAAACCTTGTTGGCGGACTCCACTTGTCCGTTCGTCTGAGGGTGTTCTACCGAAGAGAACCTTTGCCTTATACCCAGGCCGCTAAGAAACTCTGTGAATTTCTTGTCGGTAAACTGCGTGCCAttgtccgagatgacgactTCTGGTATCCCGAATCTtgttatcacctgcctccacatgaattttctgcaattggccgaggatatgctagccagtggttcggcttctatccatttggtaTAGTAATCAATCGccactatgaggtatttgacctgCCCAGGGCCGACTGGGAAGGGCCCTAAGAGGTCGACTCCCCACTGAGAGAACGGCCGGGAGGTCGTTAGCAAGCTTAACTCGGAGGCCGGTGCCTtggcaaagttggcgttctgtTGGCACTTTATGCATTTTTTGACAAACTCTTTGGAGTCTGCCATCATCGACGGCCAGTAGTACCCAGCTCGGATTAACTTCCTTGCTAGGGCTTTGCCTCCGATGTGGTGCCCACAGCAGCCCTCATGGACTTCCTTGAGGACATAGTCCGTCTGGTCGGGGTGTAGGCACTTCAGGAGGGGTTGGCTAAGCCCTTTTCTGAACAGCTGTCCTTGGATGACGGCGTATTTTGCCACTTCTCTTCTTAGTTTTGCCGCGTCTTTTTCATCACCAGGGACTTGGCCGTGTTCTAGGAAGTTGGTGATGGGATCTAGCCATGAAGAACTCAGGGTTGTTATGTGTAGTGCAATTGCTGGTTCCCTTGTcatgccttggatgagagaccggTTTCCCTCCCCTGGCTTCGTGCTGGCCAACTTTGATAGGAGGTCTGCCCATGTGTTCCTTTCTCTGGGTACATGCTGGACCGTGACCTCCTCGAActtttggctcaagcttttaACCTTTTCCAAGTACTTTTGCAACAGGGGATCCTTGGCTTGGTAGCTGCCGTTTACTTGGGAAGTGACGACTTGGGAATCGCTGCACACTTCCAGTCTTCTTGCGCCGACTTCCGCCGCTAGGGTCAAGCCTCCtatgagggcttcgtattctgcttggttgtttgagaTGGGAAATTCGAATCTAACCGACTGTTCGTATACAACCCCAATCGGGCATTCCAGGATAATCCCGGCGCCTCCGAaggtctggttggaggctccgtccacatggagcttccaccgtgttCCCATGTCTTCGCCTGGATCTCCCGTTACTTCAACCAAGAAATCCGTCATGGCCtgcgccttgatggcttgccggggttcgtaccgtatgtcatattgagagagttcgatggaccaagtcatcattcttcccgctAGGTCAGGTTTTTGGAGAACTTGCCGGATCCCCTGGTCCGTTCTGACGACCACTTGGTGACTTTGGAAGTATTGTTTTAACCTTCTTGAGGAAGTTAGGAGTGCCAGggctagcttttccaacttgctaTATCTTAATTCTGCCCCTTGCAGGGCCCTGCTTATGAAATAGACTGGCTGTTGAGCTTTTCCGTCCTCCCGTACCAGGACTGCGGCCAGGGCTTCACTTGTTATAGCGAGGTATAGGTATAGTGGTTCCCCGTCCTTTGGCTTCCCGAGAATGGGAGGTGCCGccaggatttccttgaagtgcTGAAAGGCTTCTTCACATGCGGGTGTCCATTCAAAcgccatccctttcttcatgaggttgaAAAATGGCAGGGCCTTTGTCGCCGAAGCCCCGAGAAACCGGGAAAGTGATGTCAATCGCCCTGCCAACCTCTGAACGTCCTTGACGCAGCCCGGGCTCTTCATCTGCAGTATTGCctggcatttctccgggttagcttctacccctctctgggttatcatgaatcccaggaacttgccggcttccatggcgaaggcgcacttgaggGGGTTCAGCCTCATACCGTGTTGACGGAGGGACGCAAATACACTTGCCAGGTCGTTTATGAGGTCGTCAGGTCGTGTTGTTTTTGCcaggatgtcgtccacgtaaACTTCAACCGTTTTTCCTATGAGGTCGTGGAATAtcctgttcatcagcctttgatatgtcGCCCCCGCATTTTTCAAGCCGAATGGCATTACCTTATAGCAAAAAGTTCCTcctggcgttatgaacgccgttttgtcttcgtctggtcggtgcatcggtatctgattgtaaccggagtaggcgtccatgaaactcAGATACCGGTATCCCGCCGCAGCGTCGACGAGTGCATCTATATTGGGGAGGGGGAAGcaatctttggggcatgctttgttaaggtcagagtagtccacgcacattctccaccTGCCATTGTGCTTTTTCACCAGTACCACATTTGAGAGCCACGTCGGGTAGTCCACTTCTCGTATGaagcctgcttctaggaggccgGCCGTTTGTTTGGCTACCTCCTCTGCTCTTTCCGCCGACATTTTTCTCCTCCGTTGAGCCACCGGGCGTGCTTCCGGCTTGACGGCTAGGTGATGTGAGACGATTTGTggatctatgcccggcatgtcggctggtGTCCATGCGAACAAGTCCCTGTTGGCTCTTATCATTTCAATCAAAGGCTCCTTCAGCTCATGTGGGAGGTTCTTGTTAACGAAAGTGAACTTTTCCCCTTCGTCACCGATGCTAAATTTTTCCAGGTCCCCTTCTGGTTCCGGCCTCGGCTTGTCTTCTACTCTGGCGTCAAGGTCGGCTAGGAATACGCCAGATGCTTCCTTGGACTTCTTTCTGAGGGaaaggctggcgttgtcacaaGCGACCGCCGTCTCGAGGTCTCCCCTTATGGTCCCTATGGATCCATCATCGGTGACAAACTTCATAACTAGCAGCTTGGTATTGATTATGGCTTCAAAATCATTGATTGtttttcttcccaagatgatgttgtaggctGTGGAGTCTCGGAGGATTACGAACTCGGCCATTGCCGATCTTCGGCCTTGCACCTGTCCCACCGAGATTGGTAGGGAAATGACTCCGTCtggtttgatgaagtggtcgcctaACCCGATAACCCCGTGCTTGTGAGTCGTCAGGTCGGCATCCTTCAGCCCCAGTGCGTCGAACACAttgcggaacatgatgtttgaatcagctcctgtgtcgacaaggatccgtttgacgaggccggttcccactctggccgtTATGACCATGGAAGGGTTTTCCGGGGCGTCGCTGAACCATTGGTCTTCTGGGCCAAAAGAAATGGACGGAGGTTTTTTGGTACTCTGCACCGGTAGAGATGAGATCGCCAGAACCTTGGCGTCTTTCTTGTGTGCCGACCGGGACTTCGGTGCAGTGTTTTTTGCCGTTACCACGTTTATTACCGTGAGGCCGTGGTCTCCGTCTTCGGGCTCCTGTCGCCGCTTGGTCGAGCGTGTCTTGCCTTCCTCGTCTTGTTCACGATAACGCCTTCTCGGCTCCCTGATGAGATGGGAGAAcgctgctagctttccttcccttatcGCTTGTTCTAATGCATCCTTCAGGTCGAAACAGTCCTGAGTTTGGTGACCATATCCCTTATGGTAATCGCAATAAAGGTTCTTGTTTCCACCCGTGCGGTCCTTGAGTGGTCGGGGCTTCGGAAGAATTCCCTTTTCAGCTATTTGTTGATAGACTTCCACGATGGGGAGGGTGAGCGGAGTGTAGTTAGTAAACTTCCCGACTCGAGGAAACGACCTAGGTGCTTTGTTTGATGCCTCCTCCCTAGCCTTTTCTTTTGCTCTCTCCCCGTCGCCACCGGACTGACGAGCCTGGCCGTAACCGGACTGCCGCTTATTGGCAGCCACTactcggctgacttcctcgtcgTTTATGTACTCTTTGGCCACCGTTTGGATTTCATGCATTGTCCAAACCGGCTTCGTGGTAAGGTATTTTCGGAAGttctcgttgaggaggccgttcgtcaggtagagactggccaccgagtcggttaagccgtcgatttccaaacattcgtcgttgaaccgatctAAGTACCTCCTGGTCGGCTCTCCCTGTCTCTGGGTTACCCCGAGAAGGTTGATAGGATGCTTGGCCTTTGCTATTCGCGTTGTAAATTGAGCCAGGAATGCGCGGCTGATGTCTGAGAAATTGTAGATGGAGCCTTGagggaggccgttaaaccatctGATCGCTGGTCCTGCTAGGGTCACCGGGAAGGCGCGGCATCTTACCTCGTCGCCTACCCCTTCTAGATTCATCCTGGCCTCAAAGGCCGTGAGGTGTTCTAGAGGGTCCTGAGTtccgtcgtacctcatgtccgttggcttgtcgaAGTGTTTTGGCAGCCGGACCTCGAGGATAGATCGGTGGAACGGGGTGGCGCCCATTATCACAGGTTGTCGTGTTCTTCCGTCTTCGCGACCTCTTGTCGCTCGATGGGTCGGTCTGCCGCGGGAGTAGATAATCGTGTCATTTCGTCTCCTCACTATGGGTGACTCCTCCCGCGAGCTCTCCGCTTCCGTCCGCGGGCGGCTTCAGCGAGAGTCTTCCTCCTCGCTCCCGGGAGACGGGGTGTAGCTCGGATCGGTAGACCGTCCGTCCCGCTCCCGGTCGGCAAGCTGTCGCTCCAGGTTCTGGACTCTGTGGCGTAGCTCTTGCATTATTACGGCGCTATCGCCGCCCGTTCCTCCGAAGGGTCGCGTCCTCGTGTGTCGATGGGGGGACCTTCGCCGCCCCCCTTGCGAGGCGACGGAGGCTGCCCCCTCCGCTCCGGCAGCCCGGCCTTGGTCGCCGGGACCCAGTACAACCTCCATTTAGacgtccccacagacggcgccaatgttcgttCGTCGGGTTCCGAACAGGTCGGGTGGACAGAAGATGCAGGGGTGGATAGGTGAGGATGTCTTAGTCCTGGTCGCGCTGATTGTGGGTCTGCCGAGCTAGCGAGCACTTGTGCTGATGAATGGACGAGGGgaggtgccacctgcaaagacactccgacgctcaagtcagcaaTGTGCAGGCGGACAGAATAATGGGATGAGGGAAAAaatgacgtacctcgggggaagagccaatcttccccttttatacatgtcagtagtgggccccaCGTGAGGTCAGGCCCAATTCTCCAAGGACGCTGCCATGCAGCCGTGTGTGAGCCGTACAgggcgcgtgtccgggtcggatGGAGTGCAGGCATCCGGGTCGGGTAGAACTTGGGCCGGGTCGACCCGTGTGGACCTTGGGCCGGGCCATAACATTATGTTTGTATAATTTACTAATAGTTACTTAAAATAATttcatattaatttttaatataattatattgtaTTAAATGAGTTTTAATAAAAATGGTAAgtcttaatatattattaataagtTTTTTATTTGCAAAACTATCTTTTGAATTATATATAAGTATGTATGTTTGTTATTATTCCTAacatttgattttaattttattctctaATGTTTTAATATGTCTCAATCATACATCTAAACGTAACATTGACAATTTATGCATGTAATGTGACGACAATCCTATGCTAACACGTCACTGATATATAAGCACCTAACGATACTAGTCTATAATTAGTATGTTGGCATCTTCGTTAATTAACGATACTAGCAGCTAACGATATAATTGAAACTTGAAACATTAGGACCcagttaaaacttaaaactaGTTCAATGTTAGAAAtatgatattattatttttaaactattttaaaagaatttactTTTATCTCTTAGTTAAATGTTTAAAAGATTTTGCTAACAAATATTCTAAAAGACATACACCTTTTAAAGTtctacaaataaaataattgaataaaaataaaaaatattaattaattgttgaCCCTTTTAAGTTTTCATGCATTAATTGcattagaaaaatatatatatttttttttactttattatcGATCATGTAAGAATAGTAGCAAGGGAGAAAGAGATTTTATTGGATATTCACGAAGGGACAAAAGGACAAGACGATCATGTAAGAATAATAGCATAGTCTCAATTAAGAGAGTGTGAGTTCGAATCTCctatttttgataaataaaaaataaaaaaaaagggagaaggAGATTACCGAGAATGAAAACTGAGTTTAATTTGTAGTTCGTATTAGAAACAATCatcacataaataaaaatataaaactgtTAATTCTATCAGAACAATCacataaaaatcaacaattataaGATTCAATATATAACACTTGTAATAACACATAAATAATCATCCCATCACATTACATTACACTACACATATATAAGCAATATAAAACTTAAGGATCATAATACAAAGTGGCACGCATAATAATAAGTTGTGATATTACAAATAAAGTACAAATgcttaattattattatcacTTGAAGACATACTTGGAAATGCCAGGAAAATGGATATTCATAAAGTATTCTTCCCAATCAATAATTTTTGgatcaaagaaaaacaaatccaTCTCTGCCCTACCTTCTCTTGCCGCTCTCAACAACTTTTCTGTATTCATATTGTCAAATCTGTTTGCAAAACAAACAAAGCTACTTCTAGTTAATAATTAAACATATATTAATTGATAATAAATATTagctaataattaattaataatccTAAAGAACTAATATCATAgcagttaattttaattaatactaTAGCATATTATCAAACAAGTCTAATATGAAATTCACTGAAAATGAATTTTTGttgagtttgaattttgaatattttttaattaaattttaaatatttttatttttaaaaattttaaatttttttaaaataatattatatgattaataaatattattattttttgccaATACTTGGTCAATGATAATTTGTACTCATATTTACAGGAATTTTACATGTaaaaaacatatattttatCTCTATATTTATCAGAATTTTGTACACATAAATTAATACAACAGTTTGCACACacatttttttagaatttacatacataaattaataaaatttatgtgttaaaaaataatttaatatttatactagTTAAATAATAgccaaaaatattaaaaataattgtccaaggagtttttttttttaattttcgtgTTGAGT is a window encoding:
- the LOC130945773 gene encoding uncharacterized protein LOC130945773; amino-acid sequence: MTDFLVEVTGDPGEDMGTRWKLHVDGASNQTFGGAGIILECPIGVVYEQSVRFEFPISNNQAEYEALIGGLTLAAEVGARRLEVCSDSQVVTSQVNGSYQAKDPLLQKYLEKVKSLSQKFEEVTVQHVPRERNTWADLLSKLASTKPGEGNRSLIQGMTREPAIALHITTLSSSWLDPITNFLEHGQVPGDEKDAAKLRREVAKYAVIQGQLFRKGLSQPLLKCLHPDQTDYVLKEVHEGCCGHHIGGKALARKLIRAGYYWPSMMADSKEFVKKCIKCQQNANFAKAPASELSLLTTSRPFSQWGVDLLGPFPVGPGQVITRFGIPEVVISDNGTQFTDKKFTEFLSGLGIRQRFSSVEHPQTNGQVESANKVFISGLKKRLDNKKGAWADELASVLWSYRTTEQSSTKETPFRLTYGVDAVIPVEIGEPSPRLLLKGVEEAVEKDLIEEAREMAHLTETALKQRVALRYNTKVLKREFEPNDLVLRRNDIGLPTPGEGKLAANWEGPYRVKKVMGKGAFKLERLDGKEVPRTWNADNLRRFYS
- the LOC130945774 gene encoding uncharacterized protein LOC130945774, with the translated sequence MGATPFHRSILEVRLPKHFDKPTDMRYDGTQDPLEHLTAFEARMNLEGVGDEVRCRAFPVTLAGPAIRWFNGLPQGSIYNFSDISRAFLAQFTTRIAKAKHPINLLGPVWTMHEIQTVAKEYINDEEVSRVVAANKRQSGYGQARQSGGDGERAKEKAREEASNKAPRSFPRVGKFTNYTPLTLPIVEVYQQIAEKGILPKPRPLKDRTGGNKNLYCDYHKGYGHQTQDCFDLKDALEQAIREGKLAAFSHLIREPRRRYREQDEEGKTRSTKRRQEPEDGDHGLTVINVVTAKNTAPKSRSAHKKDAKVLAISSLPVQSTKKPPSISFGPEDQWFSDAPENPSMVITARDADLTTHKHGVIGLGDHFIKPDGVISLPISVGQVQGRRSAMAEFVILRDSTAYNIILGRKTINDFEAIINTKLLVMKFVTDDGSIGTIRGDLETAVACDNASLSLRKKSKEASGVFLADLDARVEDKPRPEPEGDLEKFSIGDEGEKFTFVNKNLPHELKEPLIEMIRANRDLFAWTPADMPGIDPQIVSHHLAVKPEARPVAQRRRKMSAERAEEVAKQTAGLLEAGFIREVDYPTWLSNVMHSSTLRRDTGI